Part of the Cupriavidus basilensis genome is shown below.
GTTCGACAGCGTTTGCATGACAACTCCTTTCTTGCGTGGGTGGCACGATTGAGTGTGCATGCGTGTCTCCTTGCATTCAGCGCCGGTCAGGCTGCCGTAGTCTTAAGTGAAATTGTGATTTCACTTAAGACTACGGCGCGCCCCATCCACTGTCAAGGATTAGCTAGGCAGGGAAAATCCTAACAAAACGGGATCATTCGGAAGATTTGCGGCGCAAGAGCCACAAATCGTGCGCGTCGATAGTTCGCCGTAAGTGAAACGGAGGTTCATTTTATGCGAAAGGAGTGTCGCACATGCCTGCATGAGCCGCGAACGACGCACTCTTAGGGCGGGAAACTCAAAGGACGACCGGAAACACCGCGAAGGCAGAAAGTGATAATGGTTGCCGCCTGAGGGATCAACGGCGCGGTATCTGGCCGGGGTTCGGAACTCAGCGGCGCGACGAGCCCTTCGAACAGGCAGCCGACGATGCAGTCAGCCGACGCCGCAACATCCTGGGCTGGAAACTCGCCGTCGGCAACACCCTGCTCGATGATCGTCTTGAATACCCTGGACAGCGCACGGTGATAGGTCAGCCTTGCAGCCTCCACCTCTGGCTCTACCGGCTCAGCAACCAGCGCGTGCGCGAGCCGGCGACCTCGCAAGGCACGACTGGCGAAGGTCCAGGCGGCCGCACCGAGACGCTCGCACGCGGTCCCGTCGCCCATGGCGATGCCTGCGACCACATCCACTTCCCGTTGCGCCGTGGTCTTGACGACTTCGACCATGAGTTCGGTCTTGGAGGGAAAGTAGCGGTAAAGCGTGCCAATGGCGATGCCCGCGGCATCAGCGATAGCCGTCATCTGTGCCTCGCGAAATCCCGACCGTGAAACCAGGTCCCGCGCAGCTTTGAGAATAAGCGGATGCTTGTCGGCGCCGCGGCGCCGGATGCGAACACGCTGGGGATTCAGAAGATCTTGCATGCCAGGCTACTCGTCGCTCTGCTCGCACCAGGAAAGTGCGAAGTCATCGATAACGCTGAGCCAATTATGCCACCGGATCAGGGCAAGGCGCCTACGCCGGCTCGCGCCAGGGCCGTGATCAGAATCCTTGGGCCGAGCCGGTTCGCTGGACTAGGCGGATGGCGCGGTACCGCGGCAGGCCAAGCAAGCTGGCCAACTCCGACAGCCCCTCGAAGAGGTGTTCCCAGCTCGGATTGTTGTCCTAGGCAACGAGTGCGATGCAGGCTTGTCCGTCGCCGGGGTGCGAAGCGTAGAGCTGGACGGAATAAGATGAGAAAGATTAGGAAACCTCAGCTAACCGATTTCGCTTCGATCTCTATAGTTCTCCTGAGTCTGGAGCCAGGATGTCCGCTACGCCAGCGGAGGATAGTCAATATAGCCTTCTTCGGAACCGCTGTAGTAGGTAGAGGTGTCCGAGGTGGCCAGAGGCGCGTCCAAGCCGAAGCGTTGCGGCAGGTCAGGGTTGCTTATGAACAGGGTTCCAAATGTAATTGCATCGGCCAAGCCAGTTTGCAGCGCCTGTTCCGCGGACTTCTGATCATAGCCAACGTTTAATACGAGTAGCCCTGAGAAACGCTTTCGAGCCTCGGGCGCCAGCGGTTTCAGACCTTCCGGTAGGGTCGCAGATTCCATGAAATGCAGAATGCCAATCTTTTTCTTTTCCAGCGCTTCCACCGCGAACATGTAGGTCTGCTCGAGATTGGAGTCGCCCATGTCATTGTACGGAATACGGGGCGAAAGCCTGACCGAGACGCGGGCCGGTCCGAAGACCTTTATTGCAGCGTCGGTGGCCTCAAGCAGGAACCGAGCTCGCTTCTCAATGGTGCCGCCATAATCGTCTGTTCGTTTGTTTGGGCCGTCCTCTAGAAACTGGGCGGGCAGGTAACCATTGGCACCATGAACCTCGACACCGTCAAAGCCCGCCTCTTTCGCGGCCTGTGCAGCTTTTTCGTAGTCTGCGATGGTGGCTTTGATTTCATCGATTGTCAGTTCGCGTGGTGTCACTGACGGTTTGACGCCTTCTGGCGTGAACGCCTGGCTATGGAAGGGGACGGCCGATGGTGCGACCGGGAGTTTTCCACCATGAAAATCAGGGTGGGATGCTCTTCCGGTATGCCAGAGCTGGGCGAAAATAAGACCGCCGGCTTCATGAACAGCCTGGGTTACCTTCTTCCAGCCCGCAATCTGCGCAGGAGCATAGATTCCGGGGGTATTCGCCCATCCGATCGCCTGGGGACTGATTTGAGTGCCTTCTGAGAAAATAAGACCCGCCGATGCGCGCTGCGCGTAATAGGTCGCAGTTAATTCGTTGGCAACCTGATCCTTGGATCGACCTCTTGTCATCGGTGCCATGAAGACTCGATTCTTGAAGGAGAGATCTTCGTTGCCCACGGCAGTTAAAAGCTTTGAGTTTTTCATTCTTTCCTGAGATGTTCAATCTATGGGTGTCCGCTCGCGCTCAACGATTGCTCACCCACGGTTTAATCAAAGAAGTGCCTCCTGTCGGATGACTATTGGCGGGTGCAAACCGCCAGCAAGCGTGGCGAACGAGGGTGACGGCTCGGACCGTTTTTCCTCAAGGTGACAATGGGCATGGTATCAATAACAAACCTAGTGTCAATTAGGCACTCTTGATCGCCCTAGTAGGTCGGAGGATACCTACTGTCAGGGTGCGGGGCTGAACCCATGTCCGCATAGGCGCTAGTGACATCCTGTCCAGACCAACTGAACCAACACCAATTGTGGCGACTCCCTTCACTTTCTTCGCCCAACCTGCGCAGTTCGGACCCTCTGCCCCGCGGCGAGGGTAGGCGGCACTCGGTTGGTATCAGATTTGACATCGACATGAACCCTATTGCGTCAGGAGGGCATGTAGTATATTTGGTAAACCAAATTTCAATTAGGCGTCACTAGTAGCCTAGGTATATCAGAGGAAACCTCCAGTGCTCGAATTAAAGCCGCAATGCTTCTCGTCGGATTGCCCTAGCCGGGCGCTTTTTGACCAGATCGCAGATAAGTGGTCGATGATGGTTCTGGCCGTCCTCGATGACGGGCCACAGCGCTTCAACGCCATCAGGCGTCGACTTGAGGGGGTAACGCAGAAGGCGCTCACGCAGTGCCTCCGGCGGCTTGAACGTAATGGCCTGGTCTCGCGGCACGTCATCACGTTTTCGCCGGTGGCGGTGCAGTATGAGATCACTCCGCTTGGCCGAACCTTGCAACAACCGTTTCGAGCGCTGCACGAATGGACGCTTGCCAAGTTGCCCGAGGTCGAAGCCGCTCGGTTGCATTTTGACGAGTCGTCGCGGATCTCAGGATCTAGTCTGCACACCGAAAGTCCGAACGGTATAGGCTTGTGACGCAAGGCTGACAGCGGTGGGCTCGGTGGACTCGGTGGGAGCGAAAAGGGGTGGGTCCGGCGCTTTGGAGCAAACGCTTCTCCCCGGCCCACCCGTAAAACCTGCGCAAAGTTCGCTCCGTTCTTAGGTCCTGCGCCCCTCCAAAAAAATGCCTGGCACTACCCCTAACGCCATGTGACAAAGGTCTGGAGACCTCGAGCAACCATAGGCGGCTAGTTGGACGGCATGAATGCCGGCGCCGCAATGTAGCACCGTGGAGGTATCGTCAACATGCTTTCGTCGTTATTGTGCGCAGGTAAAGCTAGCCGCGGAATTCACGTCGCCGCTGACGTACTTTGGCCACGTCGGATATTCGCAAAGGGGACGCGTGCGGTTGGCTGTCGGCCCATTCGCATCCGTGATGACGAGTTGGTTTGGCGGATTACCGCTTGTCACCCAGTTGTCAAGGACAGTCAGGGCGTCATAGGCACCCCCAAATTGGCCACCAGAGCCATGCGCCGCCCCTGGCACCAGATAGAATTTCACAAATTCATTAACGGTCGCTTGCCCATATCGTGTCAAAAGACGATTGTAGTAATCAACTGACATCTGGGCAGGGATGAACTGGTCGGACTGCCCGTGCTGAAGAATCAGCTTTCCGCCCCGCGCCTTGAAGGTGGCCAGATCGGTGCTCGTGGCATCCATCATGTTACTGACCGCCTGCGTCCGCGCCGTGAGGGTGCCGGGATCGGAAAAGTTAAACGACATGAGGTCTACAAGTTGGGTGCGGGAAATCGCAAAATTCACAAGCGCATTTGGGAACGCATAGAAGAACGATCCTTGGCCCGAGGCAGGATCCGCCAAGGCCTCTGTTGGGGACAGACCCAGAGGCGCCACGAGGCCGTTCCAGAAGTCGGTCCCGGCGAGGATGTTGTAACCGGGGATCGTATGGATGCCGTTAGCGAAATCAAAAGTGATCGTCAACGGCGTAGCGATAGTGTTGACGGTATTAAGTTGTGCGTCAGACAAGCAGGTATTGCCTGTATCAGCCCCCCCTGGGCACCGCAATGTCGACGGATCGAAGTTGCAGGTCGACGGGTTGCTAATGAGACCATCTGTTGCGCCGTCCAGCGC
Proteins encoded:
- a CDS encoding alkene reductase produces the protein MKNSKLLTAVGNEDLSFKNRVFMAPMTRGRSKDQVANELTATYYAQRASAGLIFSEGTQISPQAIGWANTPGIYAPAQIAGWKKVTQAVHEAGGLIFAQLWHTGRASHPDFHGGKLPVAPSAVPFHSQAFTPEGVKPSVTPRELTIDEIKATIADYEKAAQAAKEAGFDGVEVHGANGYLPAQFLEDGPNKRTDDYGGTIEKRARFLLEATDAAIKVFGPARVSVRLSPRIPYNDMGDSNLEQTYMFAVEALEKKKIGILHFMESATLPEGLKPLAPEARKRFSGLLVLNVGYDQKSAEQALQTGLADAITFGTLFISNPDLPQRFGLDAPLATSDTSTYYSGSEEGYIDYPPLA
- a CDS encoding winged helix-turn-helix transcriptional regulator → MLELKPQCFSSDCPSRALFDQIADKWSMMVLAVLDDGPQRFNAIRRRLEGVTQKALTQCLRRLERNGLVSRHVITFSPVAVQYEITPLGRTLQQPFRALHEWTLAKLPEVEAARLHFDESSRISGSSLHTESPNGIGL
- a CDS encoding TetR/AcrR family transcriptional regulator; the protein is MQDLLNPQRVRIRRRGADKHPLILKAARDLVSRSGFREAQMTAIADAAGIAIGTLYRYFPSKTELMVEVVKTTAQREVDVVAGIAMGDGTACERLGAAAWTFASRALRGRRLAHALVAEPVEPEVEAARLTYHRALSRVFKTIIEQGVADGEFPAQDVAASADCIVGCLFEGLVAPLSSEPRPDTAPLIPQAATIITFCLRGVSGRPLSFPP